From the Clostridiales bacterium FE2011 genome, one window contains:
- a CDS encoding ABC transporter permease, which translates to MKKLTINQVARANIRVNRKAYVSLFAGILLAVFLVTATGLCAWGTVRGHDEQMAQRVGWMDMFMLGSERPTDDQLRSCGFFQRIGHVTVDAGVKDTSIYSGYYDEEAEKLINRTLTEGRFPEKNGEVAAEMSALIQLGQEKAKIGDTLTLNMKPIYGNEEEKTFTLVGILNEQSEYLNRVVFSEEEGMRLPSMVVFPGEHYDIGMLMVHRVLTYAPLITFNQVMRNCPLRYELRDCSFGVSRETGEAVFDDSGWRRARDFVSRIALWVVLGAALMLSACIGIATAMESLLSRKTEDIGMLRAIGSTRRQIRRIYGAEAWMLTATALPAGLILGILTAWVISRLAPDQVAFDLNIWLLIPILGVSGLCVFAASRLPLYHASAQTPMGVLRDTGMLRRAGKIRNHTEFKPDRLIAGRRVRLHPLRQAGTAGMIALTLLSTLLLGEVVLGIKNQDGERPAFSMYSFGNAYSEDSFSQCESEEEDVRSELRRLADYGGISRVQSATSIRGNLLMEELPEYFRPLTLKDKDAEGNTLIQNFSPLGAFGTSSEWLFYSEGELADARSRIYENWDAAEMVKRADQMNLIRDQLGITDKVVPVNVMVADPDAELLKENVTDGTIDLEKLDSGEQVLVYAPELCVRKQENGGYNIETWLLPGEIREKEWDIVIRNDYFKKGMNLSLLEMTGNRVDDIPMDTIEIGEEWKNWYQSMTPVRNEVKVGAVLSGGMHINGTYMSGVTVIVTEKGARAMGLKLPNPDTTQVFCTSDPTPEEEELVKNRIQSIAARGGMSYENELEIIRARRAKKLREILILTGMILLFFAVSVFMQVTGVARQIRSDTRMIGTLRAVGADLRTLVGCYRLPVWICAGVAMIPCLLFYAVSGIPALRLFTASHPLIMIPILAVLAACVALACTAGIRGRLTGVARQPIVENIREL; encoded by the coding sequence ATGAAAAAACTGACTATCAACCAGGTTGCCAGGGCAAATATCCGGGTGAACCGGAAAGCCTATGTCAGCCTTTTTGCCGGCATTCTACTGGCTGTTTTCCTGGTCACCGCCACGGGGCTGTGTGCCTGGGGAACCGTCCGGGGCCATGATGAGCAGATGGCTCAGCGGGTCGGCTGGATGGATATGTTTATGCTGGGCAGCGAAAGGCCGACAGACGACCAGCTGCGCAGCTGCGGCTTCTTCCAGCGGATCGGCCATGTGACGGTGGACGCAGGAGTAAAGGATACCAGCATTTACAGCGGCTACTATGACGAAGAAGCGGAAAAGCTGATCAACAGGACGCTGACGGAAGGGCGTTTCCCGGAAAAAAACGGGGAAGTTGCCGCGGAAATGAGCGCCCTGATCCAGCTGGGACAGGAAAAGGCGAAGATCGGCGATACGCTGACGCTTAATATGAAGCCGATTTACGGTAACGAAGAAGAGAAAACCTTCACGCTGGTCGGCATCCTGAACGAACAGAGCGAATACCTGAACCGGGTGGTTTTCAGCGAGGAGGAAGGCATGCGCCTTCCGTCCATGGTGGTATTCCCCGGGGAACACTATGACATTGGTATGCTTATGGTTCACCGCGTGCTGACCTACGCGCCGCTGATCACTTTTAACCAGGTGATGCGGAACTGCCCGCTGCGGTACGAGCTGAGAGACTGCAGCTTCGGCGTAAGCCGGGAAACCGGTGAAGCCGTGTTTGACGATTCGGGCTGGAGACGGGCCAGGGACTTTGTCAGCCGGATTGCCCTGTGGGTTGTGCTGGGCGCAGCCCTGATGCTGTCCGCCTGCATCGGCATCGCCACAGCAATGGAAAGCCTGCTGAGCCGGAAAACAGAGGATATCGGCATGCTGCGGGCTATCGGATCCACGCGCCGGCAGATCCGGCGGATCTACGGAGCGGAAGCCTGGATGCTGACGGCTACCGCGCTTCCGGCCGGCCTGATCCTGGGTATTCTGACTGCCTGGGTGATTTCCAGGCTGGCGCCCGACCAGGTGGCCTTTGACCTGAATATCTGGCTGCTGATCCCGATTCTGGGCGTATCCGGCCTTTGCGTGTTCGCTGCCTCCCGGCTGCCGCTTTACCACGCGTCTGCCCAGACGCCGATGGGCGTGCTCCGGGATACGGGCATGCTGCGCCGTGCCGGGAAAATCAGGAATCACACAGAATTCAAGCCAGACCGGCTGATTGCCGGACGGCGTGTGCGGCTGCACCCGCTGCGCCAGGCAGGTACGGCCGGGATGATCGCCCTGACGCTGCTTTCCACCCTGCTGCTGGGGGAAGTGGTGCTGGGGATTAAAAACCAGGATGGTGAACGGCCGGCATTTTCCATGTATTCTTTCGGAAACGCTTATTCGGAGGACTCATTTTCCCAGTGTGAAAGCGAGGAAGAGGATGTCCGATCCGAACTGAGGAGACTCGCCGATTACGGCGGTATCAGCCGGGTGCAGTCCGCGACATCTATCCGGGGAAACCTGCTGATGGAAGAGCTTCCGGAATACTTCAGGCCCCTGACCCTGAAGGACAAGGATGCAGAAGGGAATACACTCATACAGAACTTCAGTCCCCTGGGAGCGTTTGGAACATCCTCTGAATGGCTGTTTTACAGCGAAGGGGAGCTGGCGGACGCGAGAAGCCGGATCTATGAGAACTGGGACGCTGCTGAAATGGTGAAGAGAGCGGACCAGATGAACCTGATCCGCGATCAGCTGGGCATTACCGATAAAGTTGTACCGGTCAACGTCATGGTGGCTGATCCGGACGCTGAATTGCTGAAGGAGAACGTGACTGACGGAACGATTGACCTGGAAAAGCTGGACAGCGGGGAACAGGTGTTGGTTTACGCGCCTGAATTATGCGTCAGGAAGCAGGAAAACGGCGGATACAACATTGAGACATGGCTCCTTCCGGGAGAAATCCGGGAGAAGGAATGGGACATTGTGATCCGGAACGACTACTTCAAAAAGGGTATGAACCTGAGCCTGCTGGAAATGACCGGGAACCGTGTGGACGATATCCCGATGGACACTATAGAAATCGGGGAAGAATGGAAAAACTGGTATCAGTCCATGACGCCTGTCCGCAATGAAGTGAAAGTGGGCGCAGTGCTGAGCGGAGGAATGCATATCAACGGTACCTATATGAGCGGGGTGACCGTGATCGTAACCGAAAAGGGCGCCCGGGCGATGGGACTGAAACTGCCGAATCCGGACACCACACAGGTTTTCTGCACTTCCGATCCGACGCCGGAGGAAGAGGAACTGGTCAAAAACCGGATCCAGTCGATTGCCGCACGGGGCGGAATGAGCTATGAAAACGAGCTGGAGATTATCCGGGCGAGACGGGCGAAAAAGCTGCGTGAAATCCTGATCCTGACGGGTATGATCCTGCTGTTCTTTGCGGTATCTGTATTCATGCAGGTGACGGGAGTTGCCCGACAGATCCGCTCTGATACCCGGATGATCGGAACCCTGCGCGCCGTGGGCGCGGACCTGCGCACCCTGGTCGGATGTTACCGGCTGCCGGTATGGATCTGCGCGGGGGTTGCCATGATCCCATGCCTGCTGTTCTATGCGGTGAGCGGGATTCCTGCACTGAGACTGTTTACGGCCAGCCATCCGCTGATCATGATTCCCATTCTGGCGGTGCTGGCAGCATGCGTGGCGCTGGCCTGTACCGCGGGCATCCGCGGCCGCCTGACCGGCGTGGCCCGCCAGCCGATTGTTGAGAATATCAGGGAGCTGTAA
- a CDS encoding DUF3781 domain-containing protein produces the protein MMNVLIENLERIHTTEMGVERIRRNLGLGEQDVVAWCREKIQDSRAEAERRGKNWYIRIDGCEITVNAYSYTIITAHRIKE, from the coding sequence ATGATGAATGTGTTGATTGAGAATCTTGAGCGTATTCACACAACGGAGATGGGCGTGGAGAGGATCAGGAGAAACCTGGGACTGGGGGAGCAGGACGTGGTTGCCTGGTGCAGGGAAAAGATTCAGGATTCCAGGGCTGAAGCAGAACGGAGAGGAAAGAACTGGTACATCCGGATCGACGGCTGCGAGATTACGGTCAACGCATACAGCTACACGATTATTACCGCACACAGGATAAAGGAATGA
- the rpiB gene encoding ribose 5-phosphate isomerase B, with the protein MIALACDHHGVALKQELMKMLDEMGLTWKDFGTYDANNPGDDYPVYGYKAAQAVASGECDRGILLCGTGMGISIVACKVRGIRVCTCSDVYSAEMSKRHNNSNILTMGALVVGNEKAKMIARSWLNAEFEGGRHQRRIDMIEKIENGEDPEMEKGK; encoded by the coding sequence GTGATTGCACTGGCTTGTGACCATCATGGGGTGGCACTGAAACAGGAACTGATGAAGATGCTGGATGAGATGGGCCTCACCTGGAAAGACTTTGGCACCTATGACGCAAACAACCCGGGCGACGATTATCCGGTGTACGGATACAAGGCCGCGCAGGCGGTGGCTTCGGGCGAATGCGACCGGGGAATCCTGCTGTGCGGCACGGGCATGGGGATCAGCATTGTCGCGTGCAAGGTCAGGGGGATCCGGGTATGCACCTGCAGCGACGTGTACAGCGCGGAGATGAGCAAACGCCACAACAACAGCAATATCCTGACCATGGGTGCACTGGTTGTGGGGAATGAAAAAGCGAAGATGATAGCCCGCAGCTGGCTGAATGCCGAGTTTGAAGGCGGCCGCCACCAGCGGCGGATCGATATGATCGAAAAGATTGAGAACGGGGAAGACCCGGAAATGGAAAAGGGGAAATAA
- a CDS encoding NAD(P)H-dependent oxidoreductase — translation MKALIVYCHPSEDSFTRHVRDAFIKGITDGGNEYILSDLYAMDFRTDMSEKEYLRDANYRNTNDLAEDVLAEQDKINAADAIVLIYPVFWTEAPAKLVGWIDRVWSYGFAYGEKRMKTLDKALILCTAGNTMERLEKFGLLDSMKKVMFGDRFFNRIRKQEFVVFDGMTRELAQREQNWEQNLAEAYEKGRTLFDDREEPFSVDGRLFTAVENSESGEVSDQTIFCYHQKGNVIWAEYSGGSVVKGFLVGTMAEKQCLHFTYQHINTAGELKAGSCDSEPQEENGRLRFYEKWQWTTGEAGNSIIEEI, via the coding sequence ATGAAGGCACTGATTGTATACTGCCACCCGTCGGAGGATTCCTTTACCCGGCATGTGCGGGACGCGTTTATCAAAGGAATCACGGATGGGGGAAATGAATATATCCTGTCTGACCTGTATGCCATGGATTTCAGGACGGATATGTCTGAAAAGGAATACCTCCGGGACGCCAATTACAGAAACACAAACGACCTGGCGGAGGATGTACTGGCAGAGCAGGATAAGATCAATGCGGCGGATGCGATTGTACTGATCTATCCGGTGTTCTGGACGGAGGCTCCGGCAAAGCTGGTGGGCTGGATTGACCGGGTGTGGTCTTACGGCTTTGCCTACGGCGAGAAACGGATGAAGACACTGGACAAGGCGCTGATCCTGTGCACGGCGGGCAATACGATGGAACGGCTGGAAAAGTTCGGCCTGCTGGACAGCATGAAGAAAGTGATGTTCGGCGACCGGTTCTTCAACCGGATCCGGAAGCAGGAGTTTGTGGTTTTTGACGGGATGACCAGGGAACTGGCACAGCGGGAGCAAAACTGGGAACAGAACCTGGCAGAAGCCTACGAGAAGGGCAGAACCCTGTTTGATGACAGGGAGGAACCGTTCTCCGTGGACGGCCGGCTGTTTACCGCAGTAGAGAACTCTGAATCCGGAGAGGTTTCCGATCAGACGATCTTCTGCTATCACCAGAAAGGGAACGTGATCTGGGCGGAGTATTCCGGCGGAAGCGTCGTGAAAGGGTTCCTTGTGGGAACCATGGCTGAGAAGCAATGCCTGCATTTTACCTATCAGCACATCAATACAGCCGGGGAACTGAAGGCCGGATCCTGTGACTCTGAACCGCAGGAGGAAAACGGCAGGCTGCGGTTTTATGAAAAGTGGCAATGGACGACGGGCGAGGCGGGAAACTCTATCATTGAAGAAATCTGA
- a CDS encoding GGDEF domain-containing protein, whose product MILILFAYAVALKMTVSLAPRSIKRMYLLIGEIFLLSIVVYVEFYLADRGLNRELRVVLMALRYSATPIIIAQVLYTMNKELHRYIFIPAALHGVINFISIFTGIVFRIDSDNVFRRGPLGLLPYIMAGAYCVFLIYILYTRSNKKLIELSPIGFLCFAFALGLFLPFVFGSAYSQIFCATIAIALFTYYVFSVLQVTRKDLMTGMLNRSAYYADIYNNPEDISALVSLDMNGLKTINDTDGHAAGDDALITLAICFMRALKRRQAGYRVGGDEFIIVCRKCTRDEVLQLIERIRANVAETPYSCAVGFSYISEGTKDIDALLRESDAMMYAEKAQYYESTGKDRRRN is encoded by the coding sequence TTGATCCTTATTCTGTTTGCGTATGCGGTTGCCCTGAAAATGACGGTTTCGCTGGCACCCAGAAGCATCAAACGAATGTATCTGCTGATCGGTGAAATCTTCCTTCTCTCCATTGTCGTGTATGTGGAGTTTTACCTGGCTGACCGGGGGTTGAACCGGGAGCTGCGGGTTGTGCTGATGGCCCTCCGGTACAGTGCCACGCCGATTATCATCGCGCAGGTGCTTTATACGATGAACAAGGAACTGCACAGGTATATTTTTATTCCCGCAGCCCTGCATGGAGTTATCAATTTCATTTCCATCTTTACCGGGATTGTTTTCCGGATTGACAGCGACAATGTATTCCGCCGCGGACCGCTCGGACTGCTGCCCTACATCATGGCGGGGGCGTACTGCGTCTTCCTGATCTACATTCTGTATACCCGCAGCAATAAGAAACTGATAGAACTTTCCCCGATCGGCTTCCTCTGCTTTGCGTTCGCACTGGGACTGTTCCTGCCGTTTGTGTTCGGCAGTGCCTACTCCCAGATTTTCTGCGCAACCATCGCTATTGCCCTTTTCACATACTATGTGTTTTCCGTTCTCCAGGTAACCCGGAAGGACCTGATGACAGGCATGCTCAACCGTTCGGCCTATTACGCGGATATATACAACAATCCGGAAGATATCAGCGCCCTGGTCTCGCTGGACATGAACGGACTGAAAACCATCAATGATACCGACGGCCACGCGGCCGGTGACGATGCGCTGATCACCCTGGCGATTTGTTTTATGCGTGCGCTGAAACGCAGGCAGGCCGGATACCGGGTGGGTGGCGACGAGTTCATTATCGTCTGCAGGAAATGCACGCGGGACGAGGTGCTCCAGCTGATTGAACGCATCCGGGCCAATGTGGCGGAAACGCCCTACAGCTGCGCTGTCGGCTTCAGCTATATCAGCGAAGGAACGAAGGATATAGACGCGCTGCTCCGGGAATCAGACGCCATGATGTACGCGGAGAAAGCACAGTATTATGAAAGCACCGGGAAGGACCGGCGGAGGAACTGA
- a CDS encoding nucleotide pyrophosphohydrolase — translation MTDFSIQEMQEMQKQLQEQYKGKWEPIGPETGKNKLLWMIGETGEVIDIVKKNGGTKAAQDPELRKDLVEEMADVLMYYNDVMLCYGITPEELKAAYTEKFEKNMKRW, via the coding sequence ATGACAGATTTCAGTATCCAGGAAATGCAGGAGATGCAAAAGCAGCTGCAGGAACAGTACAAAGGCAAATGGGAACCGATCGGACCGGAGACCGGGAAGAACAAGCTGCTCTGGATGATCGGGGAGACCGGCGAAGTCATCGACATCGTCAAGAAAAACGGCGGCACAAAAGCGGCGCAGGATCCTGAACTGCGGAAGGATCTTGTGGAAGAGATGGCGGACGTGCTGATGTATTACAATGACGTGATGCTTTGCTACGGCATTACGCCGGAAGAACTGAAAGCTGCATATACAGAAAAGTTTGAGAAGAACATGAAGCGCTGGTAA
- a CDS encoding class I SAM-dependent methyltransferase: MDNVFEQVEKNIDNLVLGNADWTASATKEELEAARKGELHLRFWNGEVPAEWLRDIKGKRVLCLAGAGGLQAPLFACAGAKVTVIDLSGGMLEKDRAIAERERLDIEIVKGNICDLSRFADESFDLIFNPPSLMYIPDVSVVFRECFRVLAKGGELMIMAPAPINYMCDWVENEQGGYYKTVHRVPCCTREYDDSEWIEYGHTMEEYLGGMIRCGFVLNGYLECQGEDITELNFLARAVKPE, from the coding sequence GTGGACAATGTATTTGAACAGGTGGAAAAGAACATAGACAACCTGGTCCTGGGCAACGCGGACTGGACGGCATCCGCCACAAAGGAAGAGCTGGAAGCGGCCCGAAAAGGGGAACTGCATCTGCGCTTCTGGAACGGGGAAGTGCCGGCAGAATGGCTGCGTGATATCAAAGGGAAACGGGTGCTGTGCCTGGCGGGTGCCGGCGGGCTGCAGGCGCCGCTCTTTGCCTGCGCTGGGGCAAAGGTAACGGTGATTGATCTCTCCGGCGGGATGCTGGAGAAGGACCGGGCAATCGCGGAACGGGAGAGACTGGACATTGAGATCGTGAAAGGCAACATATGCGACCTGTCCCGGTTTGCGGATGAATCCTTTGACCTGATCTTCAACCCGCCGTCCCTGATGTATATCCCGGACGTCAGCGTGGTGTTCCGGGAATGCTTCCGGGTGCTGGCTAAAGGCGGGGAGCTGATGATCATGGCGCCGGCTCCCATCAACTATATGTGTGACTGGGTGGAGAATGAGCAGGGCGGCTATTACAAGACGGTTCACCGGGTGCCCTGCTGTACCCGGGAGTACGATGATTCCGAGTGGATCGAGTACGGGCACACCATGGAGGAATACCTGGGCGGCATGATCCGATGCGGTTTTGTGCTGAACGGATATCTGGAGTGCCAGGGCGAGGATATTACAGAACTCAATTTCCTGGCCAGGGCAGTAAAACCTGAATAA
- a CDS encoding HD domain-containing protein produces the protein MERIGAVQACVDKIVAAQTKEIDIKFGYVHLYSVSQTCALLAMKRQQNVELAAIAGLLHDIYAYQTGNRKDHAHQGAAAARKILQELNLFSEEEIDMISHAIYRHSDKDEVDSPFDEVLKDADALQHFLIMPLVAPAPHEAARVSKLKEELGIQ, from the coding sequence ATGGAAAGAATCGGAGCGGTCCAGGCCTGCGTGGACAAAATCGTAGCGGCACAAACAAAAGAAATTGATATCAAATTCGGCTATGTGCATCTGTACAGCGTTTCACAGACCTGCGCGCTGCTGGCAATGAAACGGCAGCAGAACGTGGAGCTGGCCGCGATTGCCGGCCTGCTGCACGACATCTATGCCTACCAGACAGGAAACAGGAAGGATCATGCCCATCAGGGTGCTGCTGCGGCAAGGAAGATCCTGCAGGAGCTGAATCTGTTTTCAGAAGAAGAGATTGATATGATTTCGCATGCGATTTACCGTCACAGCGATAAAGACGAGGTTGATTCACCCTTTGACGAGGTGCTGAAGGATGCAGACGCGCTGCAGCACTTCCTGATTATGCCGCTGGTTGCTCCTGCACCGCATGAAGCGGCCCGGGTCAGCAAGCTGAAGGAAGAGCTGGGAATCCAATAA
- a CDS encoding HAD family phosphatase, whose amino-acid sequence MLLFFDIDGTLFDDSRKLPASVLPSLEKAHENGHLIFINTGRTLCNLDHRLDGFPVDGWIMGCGTRIVFRGETLQSMEYDPARTRRLRQVFLSLEMPVVYECDTAMYFDPLAPAHPAIPIFRDYARKNGIDRDITETDPEFRAVKMFCFSDTRGPIDRLEEATAAIGLPFTAIDRGKGGWEVIPAAYSKGTGIDVIRQKLNVAFEDCYAFGDSRNDMTMFEHVGHSIAMGNAPEDVKAACSWTTARPEDDGIKKAMIHFGIIADE is encoded by the coding sequence ATGCTGCTGTTTTTCGATATCGACGGAACCCTGTTTGACGACAGCCGGAAGCTGCCGGCCTCCGTCCTGCCATCCCTGGAAAAAGCGCATGAGAACGGTCATCTCATCTTCATCAATACCGGCCGGACCCTCTGCAACCTGGATCACCGCCTGGACGGTTTCCCGGTGGACGGCTGGATCATGGGCTGCGGCACCCGGATTGTCTTCCGGGGTGAAACGCTGCAGAGCATGGAATATGACCCAGCCCGGACCCGGCGTCTCCGTCAGGTTTTTCTTTCCCTGGAAATGCCGGTTGTCTATGAATGCGATACCGCCATGTATTTCGATCCCCTGGCCCCGGCCCATCCCGCCATCCCCATTTTCCGGGACTATGCCCGGAAGAACGGAATAGACCGGGACATCACTGAAACGGATCCGGAATTCAGGGCAGTTAAAATGTTCTGTTTTTCCGACACCCGCGGCCCGATCGACCGACTCGAGGAAGCAACTGCCGCCATCGGCCTGCCGTTTACCGCCATCGACCGTGGTAAGGGAGGCTGGGAAGTGATCCCCGCCGCCTATTCCAAAGGAACCGGCATTGACGTCATCCGGCAGAAGCTGAACGTCGCTTTCGAAGACTGCTATGCCTTCGGCGACAGCCGGAATGATATGACCATGTTTGAGCATGTGGGCCACAGCATCGCCATGGGCAATGCCCCGGAGGATGTGAAGGCTGCCTGCTCCTGGACCACCGCCCGTCCGGAGGATGACGGTATAAAAAAAGCCATGATCCATTTCGGGATCATAGCGGATGAATAA
- a CDS encoding metal ABC transporter permease: MMDTIYSILGAILPLEAYQYSFMKNAFLAILLLTPLLGLLGTMAVNHQMAFFSDALGHSALTGIGLGIILGLRNDLVAMLVFGIIWAILICVIKQSGSASTDTVISVFSSTSVAAGLLILARGGKFAKYSSLLIGDVLAVTPSDLLWLLLALIGTLVLWALLYNSLLLTSVDSFLARSRGIKTRLVECAFVVMVAVAVMLSIRWVGVMLINALLILPAAAGRNLARSSRQHAVWSVVLALFSGLLGLTLSYYLDTSAGASIVLVSALCYAVSLAVRGIRK, from the coding sequence ATGATGGATACGATCTACAGCATCCTCGGTGCAATCCTCCCGCTGGAGGCTTATCAGTACTCTTTCATGAAAAACGCCTTCCTGGCGATCCTGCTGCTGACCCCGCTCCTGGGCCTGCTGGGCACCATGGCGGTCAATCACCAGATGGCTTTCTTCTCAGACGCGCTGGGCCATTCCGCCCTCACCGGTATCGGCCTGGGCATCATCCTCGGCTTGCGGAACGATCTGGTTGCCATGCTGGTTTTCGGAATCATCTGGGCCATCCTGATCTGCGTCATCAAGCAGTCCGGCTCTGCTTCCACCGATACCGTCATTTCCGTATTCTCCTCCACCTCCGTGGCTGCGGGTCTGCTGATCCTCGCCCGGGGCGGAAAGTTTGCGAAGTATTCCTCCCTGCTGATCGGCGACGTACTGGCCGTCACCCCCTCCGACCTGCTCTGGCTGCTCCTGGCCCTCATCGGCACGCTGGTCCTGTGGGCCCTGCTGTATAACTCCCTGCTGCTTACCAGCGTGGACAGCTTCCTGGCCCGCAGCCGCGGCATCAAAACCCGCCTGGTGGAATGCGCCTTTGTGGTCATGGTCGCTGTCGCGGTCATGCTTTCCATCCGCTGGGTCGGCGTTATGCTGATCAACGCCCTGCTGATCCTGCCGGCCGCCGCAGGCCGCAACCTCGCCCGGTCCTCCCGCCAGCATGCGGTCTGGTCCGTGGTCCTGGCCCTCTTCAGCGGCCTCCTCGGCCTGACCCTTTCCTATTATCTGGATACCAGTGCCGGCGCGTCCATCGTGCTGGTTTCCGCCCTGTGCTATGCCGTTTCCCTGGCTGTCAGGGGCATCCGGAAATAA
- a CDS encoding metal ABC transporter ATP-binding protein — protein sequence MPLHHCELCHIDLDRITVRRGGQTLLQDVSMHIHCGQLTVLIGQNGAGKTTLIRALLGELPHTGLIHHVDGRGLDIPHLRTGYVPQHLQFDREMPLTVRDFMAASLSKRPVWTGVGKKTRALVDEALAAVNAGDLADRPLGRCSGGELQRVLLALAMNPAPDLLVLDEPVSGIDRNGLKMFLDTLLDLKQTHHMAILLVSHDLRFVREYADHVVLLDKSVLAQGSAESVFSSPEFSAVFGYSGEEEEAE from the coding sequence ATGCCCCTGCATCACTGCGAGCTTTGTCACATCGATCTGGACCGGATTACTGTCCGCCGCGGCGGCCAGACCCTGCTCCAGGATGTGTCCATGCACATCCACTGCGGACAGCTCACCGTACTCATCGGCCAGAACGGTGCCGGTAAAACCACACTGATCCGCGCCCTGCTGGGAGAGCTTCCCCACACAGGCCTGATTCATCATGTGGACGGCCGCGGGCTGGATATTCCTCACCTGCGGACCGGCTATGTACCGCAGCATCTGCAGTTTGACCGGGAAATGCCCCTCACAGTCCGGGATTTCATGGCCGCCTCTCTTTCAAAGCGTCCGGTCTGGACCGGCGTCGGCAAAAAGACTCGTGCGCTGGTGGATGAAGCCCTTGCCGCCGTCAATGCCGGCGATCTGGCGGACCGGCCTCTGGGCCGCTGTTCCGGCGGTGAACTGCAGCGCGTTCTCCTGGCCCTGGCCATGAATCCCGCGCCGGACCTGCTGGTGCTGGATGAACCGGTCAGCGGCATCGACCGCAACGGCCTGAAAATGTTCCTGGATACGCTTCTGGATCTGAAGCAGACCCATCACATGGCCATCCTGCTGGTCAGTCACGACCTGCGCTTTGTCCGGGAATACGCCGACCATGTGGTCCTGCTGGACAAATCAGTCCTTGCCCAGGGCTCCGCTGAGAGCGTTTTCTCCTCTCCGGAGTTTTCTGCCGTATTCGGCTACAGCGGTGAAGAAGAGGAGGCGGAATGA
- the rpiB gene encoding ribose 5-phosphate isomerase B, with protein sequence MIALACDHTGVALKQELMKMLDEMGLAWKDYGNYDANNRDDDYPVYGYKAAKAVADGECDRGILICGTGIGIGIAAGKVKGIRVCTCSDVYSAELSKRHNNSNILTMGARVVGTELAKMIAKHWLTAEFEGGRHQRRIDMIARIENGEAPEA encoded by the coding sequence ATGATTGCACTGGCTTGTGACCATACCGGAGTGGCCCTGAAACAGGAACTGATGAAGATGCTGGACGAGATGGGACTCGCCTGGAAAGACTACGGCAATTATGATGCGAATAACCGGGACGACGACTACCCGGTATACGGATACAAGGCTGCAAAAGCCGTTGCGGACGGCGAATGCGACCGGGGTATCCTGATCTGCGGCACCGGTATCGGCATCGGCATCGCCGCCGGCAAGGTGAAGGGCATCCGCGTCTGCACCTGCAGCGACGTGTACAGCGCAGAACTGAGCAAACGGCACAACAACAGCAACATCCTGACCATGGGTGCCCGGGTGGTGGGCACAGAGCTGGCGAAGATGATCGCGAAGCACTGGCTGACCGCCGAGTTTGAGGGCGGCCGCCATCAGCGGCGCATCGACATGATCGCGAGGATTGAAAACGGAGAAGCTCCGGAAGCGTAA